Below is a window of Flammeovirga kamogawensis DNA.
GTATCTAGGAATGTAGCTATGGCTACCAAGATCATACATAGTAATGTAGAAATGGTGGTCGTTTTTTCGGCCGGTAACAAAGGTGATATGCCCATTGAAATGAGCAGGAGTATCAGCGAAATTGTTAGGCCAATGGTTTCACGTTTCTCCAAGTTCCTTTTGTAGCACAGTATCTGTAAAAACAAAGAAAGTATCAAAGCTGTGTAGGTTAAAAATAGTATGATATATTCAAATTGAAGCACCTTTATTTTCTATTAATTTTCAGTAATTATTGTTGTGATGTTCTTTGGTTTCTTTGTTTATTTTCAGCTTGCACACAACGAAATTGCTAAACTGCGAGCGAGGACGCGTCGGCCAATGCTCTAAACTTAAGGATTTAACATTTCATTTTTCAACGATTTCAATGTTTCTCCTCTCTTTACAATTATACTAATATAATTTGTAAGACTGAAATGAAAAACAGAACAATATCCCAATTTATAAACTATCTGAACACTTTAATTAAATCAGATGAAGTACTCAATAATTTTAAGGTAGAAGCAAAAGATTTTACACGGAATAGAGTGATTAGTTTTGTCGATATAATTTTCATTTTAATAGGTAGAGTTACAAAAACAACTATGGTTGAACTAGTTCAATTTTTCTCGAATAACGGTACCTTAAAAATATGTTCTCCTCAGACATTTAGTAAGGCTAAATTAAAAATTAATCCTGCTGTATTTCAATTCCTAAATCAAGAAATTTTAGACTTTTATTATGAAAAAAAAACACGTTTTATAAAAATAAATACCAATTACATGCTGTTGATGGAAGTGTGATTCAACTACCAGATAGTAATGAATTAGGGGAAATATTCATTACATCTATTGATAATCATATTGTTGAGCCTGTTATAATATTAGATAGAGGATACGCAAACATCAATATTATTGAGTCTATATTAAAAAATAAAATGTTGTTTTTAATTCGAACAAAAGCATCCTTAAATAAAGAAGTTATCGAGTTTGTAAATTCAAATGTGATTAATAATACAATTATTTTTAAGAGGAAAGACAGAGACAATATTTCATGTAGAATCGTCAAAGTAAAATTGAAAAGTGGAGAAATAGAATATCTTTTGACAAACACGGAGTTCTCCATAATAGAACTCAAAGAACTATATTATAAAAGATGGGGTATTGAAACTTATTATGGATATATCAAATCTAGTTTACAACTAGAAAACTTCTCTTCAAAATCAGCAAATGGTGTACTATTAGAATTTTATGCTACTATATTTTTAGCCAATTTGAATCAGGTTTTAATTATTGAAACGGCATTGAAAAACGATCAAAAAAACAAGTACGAATACAAGATAAATAAAAATATAGCAACGGGTATTTTTAAAAGTTTTTACATTAAAATGAGAATGTATAAACGTGTTCCTAAAAAGATAATTGACGATACACTGACACTTATCAGACGATCAAAAGTTCCAATAAAAATGGAGAGGTCTTTTGAAAGAATTAAAAATAAAAGAAATCGAAGAAAGTATCATTTTAATAGGAAATTGGCTATTTAACATCTTAAGTTTAGAGCATTGGGCGCGTCGACCGAGACTTGCTGTTTTAGCTGTTGTTATGCATCTTAGTTTACAATATCTTCTAATGATTCCATTATTATATATTCATAGTCGTAATTGAACATACAATCTTTATCATTAATAATACCTTGCATTTGTGAATCTGATAAACTGTAAGACTTTGAAATCAAAGTATGATTTTTATCGAATATGTATATTGAAGTTTCATTTACTAAATCATCACCACATAAGGTGTTAAAGAAGTTTGCTTCTCTTTTGAATGCAATAACATTTCCGTTAATATCGAAATAATGAGTATACATTATTGACCAATCCCCTGATTCACTTATAGGTAATTCAGCATAATAAAATATTTGTCCATTTGATCGCCTAAGAATATTTATTTCAGTAACAAGCATTTCTGGCCACTTATTATTATAAACTTTGACTGGTTTATTAGAATTATAGGTTAATGCTTGTTGTTCAATACTATTTTGATTTTTTGAAAGATACTCATCGATTCTTAATACTTCAGCAATAGTTGAGTCGACTATAGATTTATAAATATCAGTTGTTTGAATGACTTTATTTTCTACAATATCAATATTATTAAATGCCTCTCTTGTCTGACTAAAGCTTGATAACGCTACAAATTCTAATAAAAAAATTAAATATTTTTTCATTTCTAATGGTCGTGATGCACAACGGTCTAGTATAAGAATAGTAGCGGATTTACATGCACCAACTTTTCGGTTAAACACAGACTTTTTTGTATTCATTTAATTTTGTTTTAGCGATTAAACCGCTATTATTTTTAAATATTGTTACCTGCTGGCTTTCCATTTTTGCTTCAACATATTATTCAATAAATCAAAGTAATTCCATCCGATTTTTTTGGCAGAAAGTAAAGTCAGACTATCTTGGTTATTTCTATGAGTTCTTGATGGTCCAGTTATATTCGGTTTCATATTTAGGTCAAATAAGAAGTATTTCCCTTGTTCATTTGCCCTGCAATCTATTCTAATCGGTGCTTTTATTCCAATTAGTTCGGCTGATTTGACACAATGCCCATACGCTTCTTGAATTTCAGCTGTCTGTAGCTCATCATCGCTCAAAACCTCACTATTTTCCATCACAGCTACTATTCCGTTGTAAGGTGCGATTCCGTCAATATGATTAAATCGTTTGACCGCAGGTAAGCACCAAGGTCTATTAAAATATTCCTCGTTGTTATTAATCACATAATTTCCTTGAGGCATTACTGTAATTGTAATTTCCTGTCCGTTTAAATATTGTTCAACATAAACTGCGTTTCCGTAACTTTTTTCTGAAAAAATCTTGGTCAAATTTTCTATGAGTTCATTGCGATTGTCAATTTTTGTAACGCCTTGACTTCCTCTTCCTCTAATGGGTTTTAGAACCAATGGAAATTCCAATTCTAATGATAAATCATTGTAGTTCTCAATAGTGATAAGCTCGTTTTTAGGAATAGGGATATTATTGGATTTCAATAAGCTATTGGTGAATATTTTGTCATCATATACATCAACTGATTTAGGTGCATGCCCTACAATTTCCAGTCCTCTACCAAAATAATTTTCTATCACATGGTGTCGATATAAAACTGTATTTAACCAAAAGATTTTTGCTCCTTTTTGTAATGCGGTCTCAATCCCTATTCTCGTGTCTGGAAAAACCCAATCCTTATCATTGTTTTGATTTGGATTTTTAACAGGTGTAACTACATTAACATTGTTTTCCAATAGTTCAAATGCAATATCTGCTCCGCTATCAGAATAACCTCCTGGTTTCATAGGTTTTTGAACTCCATCCTTTGTGGGTGGAAGTTGATCTTGGTACAATATTGCTATTTTGTTCATTTCGTTCTGTTCAGCTTGCAGGTAACGGTTCAGGGCTATGATTTCGTTATGGAATCATGCCGAATTAAAAGTAATAAAGTTTAAGTTTAGGACAAAGCCACAATTAATTATAGCCATTGTTGGCATTTCGTTACTGTTTTTTTATTGTTCAATGCTTCGACTTACCTGTCGATTCGTTGAAGATAATAAGAGCGATTGATGCAATAATTATTAGTAAAGCTGAAATACTTTCCCAAGAATCTTCAGAATTTATATCGAGTTTTGAAAAATCTGTAGAATTTAATAAAAGAACCATTGCAAGAATGGTCAATATAGAGGACATGTTTCTTTTAATCATAGCTTAGTTTTTTATATTTTTTTAATACTAAAATGAATGCCAACGAATTTGCTAAACTGCGGTCAGCGAGTGCGTCACCCGATGGCTGAAGTTTCAGCGATTGTTGGCAACTGTACTTTTTAGTATTTCTTTTTTGTAACTCCATTTTATTTCGATGTCAGGGTATTGATTCTTTAATTTAGTTTCAACTTCTTTTTCATAAGATGATTCATCCTCAACATATGTGGTACTATAAAAAGAATATATTTTCCTGCCATCTTTTATCAGTGGATCTTTAGGATCAATGAAAAACTTTAATGATTCTAATGCTTGAAAAATTGACCAAGGGTATGGTCTTATATGCCTATGCATATTATGATTTAACCATTTATTAATCCAATCAATTTCACCCCAATCAATTTCTTTTGAATATTCAATAGTTGTAAGGTTTTTAGATATTTTTATCAATGTCGATAAACCAATATTTTTACCTTTACTTACAGCGTAATCTATTCCTAATAGCCCTCTAACTCGACTTTCTAAAGCTAGTCGTATTGAGTAAAGAGTTAAGATATCAGTTGAATAATTATCCTGATTCTGTTCTCTAATTTGATGATTAAAAAACAATTTGGTTGCGATATCAAAATGTATTGCTGAAGGTAAAGTATTAGTACTCATAAGAATGAAATCTACGTCCTCATTTTTGTCTAGTGTTTTAATATGACTAGCAAGATCTGCAATAACAACTTTTATCTGTTTTTCAGAGTAATCAGTCTTAATATATTCCAAATAATCTACTGCATTTTGTATATGACATCTACTTATTAACATCTTGTCTCTACTAGTCCAAGATAATTTAAACGCATTTTGTCTCCTACATGCAATTAATAATGGTTTACCACCGATTTTTTTTAAATATTCAATTAATAATTCAATATTTTTTAAAGAGGTATTATTATATGTGTTTTTTAAATAGTTTGTCACTTTAAATAGTTGTTTAAGATTATTGTTGCCAACGTTTAGTCTAGGGTAATAGAAAGCAATGAACTTTCAATTCTGTACTGAGCCAAAGCGTTGTATTTTGTTTTATAATTTAAAGAGATTAAATCTGTATATATGTCTTCAAGTAATTCTAATTCAAGCTCCTTCGTTTCATATACCCACTTTTCAAAGTCTTGAATACTTATTTTGTGTTTCAAGACTTCATAGAATTTTAGTTCAATATGTTCGCTAATCTCTTTCATTCAATGGCTGGTAACAACTCGGGCATGGTGCCGCAGGCAGATTGCGTAGCATGATGCCTGTAAACTATGCCTATTGTTAGCGATTTTATTACTGGAACCTCATTATTTCTTTTGTTTCTAAATTTACTGAAAAGAAGCAATCTAAATTATTTACAGACCATTTTGGAGGAACGATTAATTTACCTCTTTCATCCAATTCACCTATTACTAATTTGTTTTGTTTTTCCCAATTATGTAAAAAGATATAAGATTCTAAATCCTGAATTTCAAAAATCACAAAAGGATAATCATTTACATCTACATCAAATAAATGAAGCCTTTCAATATTTATATTCGATTTTTCAAGGTAATCAGTTAACATTCTTATTGCAGAATTGATATCAGTTGAATTTTCTTTGTCTTCCACAAGATTTTTAAAAGCAATTCTTCTTTTAATAGAATCTAGTTTAACTAACAAAATAGAATTATCAACATCTCCAAAATCTGATGAACAATGATAATAATCTATTTTATTCATAGCTATTTCCTTTGAATTACATGCAGTTAGAAAAAGATAGAAAACTAAAATGAATCTAACTACTTTGTTTATAAAACTGAACTTGATCATAAATTTTATCGCTAACGTCTCGGCTATGATTAGTACGGGAATTAAAAGTAGTGAACTTTCGATTAAGCACTTAGCCAAAACTTTTTATTTTGTTTTATCTTTTTTGTTTTAAAGCCAAATCAAAAAATTTGGCGGACTTGGTTAAAAGCTCTTAATTTGGGGTTAAGAACCAAAACCCGTATTAATTATAGCCATTGTTGTGTGTTCGTTTTATTTACTAATATGTTTCTGGGTTTTGTATAAATCCAAGTCGTTTATTGTAGAAATCAAACAGAAAAGTCCCTTTGTTCTTATGAATTATCCTTGGTAACAATTTGTGTGGGCAAATCATTGCTCCGATTGGCGTTTTAATTGAAGGTAAATTGTAATAATAACTTGATTCGTCATCAATATCTAAGAACCAAGTACTTTCAGGTAGGCTTCTTAATAGTGTTTCAGCATAATAAGATATAGTCGCATCAATTTGCATTTTACATTTTTCATCAGACAACGAGTCTTTAGTGAAATTACTCAAGATATAATCCTCTATTATGATAAGAGAATCAGGAGAATAGTTCAATTTATTTGATAAATCAACTTTAATAGATTTAGACCATTCATCAACTCTGTCTTCAATGAATGTTGTCCACTCTATAAAATTCTCTTTTTTGGTTTCTTTCTCTTCTTCAGTCATTATAGTTTTTTGTATTCAATTTTGTTAATGACACACAACAATATACAAACGTATTACCGTTTATATTTTTTAAATTTTTATCTATTTTAATTCAATGAATAAGGCGATATATAAGCAATCTCTTCAATATTCCCTACTGTAAAAGTTGTTGAATATATTTTTAAAGTAATATATACTGCAGTTATCCAATTGTTAACACACTACTATTAATGGAGATATAAGTTTGCTTTATTGAAGTTTTAGTCGCCAGAAAGAAGAAGTTCATTAACCATAAGTAAGTTGTTGATAATAGAATTGAAAAACAAATCTCATACATCAATTAACAACCATCAAGATAAAAATATCTACTCACTGACACTTAGAAGATTAAATTTCTCAATCGGATTCTGAAAATAAAATTTCAAAATCAATTCGTGAGCAAATGCAATTCTTCCCTTTCATCTTCTCAAAATGAAAATAAAACAGTCGGCTAAGAAAATTTGGCCATAAAAAAATCCCTTTAAGGGATATCAACTTGAAAAAATTGTAAGAAGTGAGGGGAGTTTTAGTTGTGAAGGAGCAAATAAGAAAGGGTTAGACGCATTTCTTCTGTTTCACCTCGGTAGTTGGGTTTTTCCAAAGTGTAAATGTTGTTTCGTTTTTGATTAAGGTACGCATCCAATAATATTTTGGTCTGGATGCTATTACTGACTTTTGTTTAATGAGGAAATTCATTTGCTCCATCCATAAATCATAGAGTTCCCAATCACCGTTGTAGTGGAAATACTTTTTACCTATTCGGTAAGCATATCTTTTTGGAACATGAAAGCCATCTTTCCATTTCCATCTATCTGGTAATTTTATTTTATAATACTTATCAGAATACCAATAAATATATTTTCTTTCTGCATAAAGTTCATAATCATTTTTCCTTCTCGGACTCTGATTAAATGGATTTTTCTTTTTAGATCCTGCGTATTTCTTTCTTGCTAAGTATATCTTATGAGCATACTCAGCAGTATATTTTTTAGTCTTTGGGTTCGTATTTCTTTTCAACTCACGATAGATTGTGGAAGGAGACACTTCTAAACCTTCTGCAATTTCTGCAACGGAATAGCGCTTTTCTTCTATGAGTCGTTGTATGACTTTTCTATGGTAGAGCTGAAGGTTTTTCATGATAATTTAATCTAAGAGAATAGTATTGTAACAACATTAAAAATTAAGTAATAAGATTTCAAAGTCTAACCTTGAAGAATAGCTTATCCTTTCTTGTAGTTGTATCTGATTAACTTTATCAATAAAATACTGAGGTTTCCCTTCGTGACTTGCGAATGTTGATACATTTTGATCGTTAAGCGTATCGTTAAAATTAATAGTTTGCATAGTAGCAATTCGTTTATAAATCGTTGCAGTTGTTAAGTACATAAATTTTGCAAAACTTTCTTTTATAAATCACTATTTATATAAAACTACATTTCATTTTCTTAGATAGTAAATAATTTTTATTGAGATAGTTGTGATTTTTTAACTAAGATTGATGCATAAGTTAGTTGTCTTCTATAGTAGATTGGATTAAAATCTCACATTTCAAATAAATGCCAACCAAAATTTATCTTAACAGCATAAACTTTGTCTCCTTTAGGATTTATCAACCACCTTGTATTATCAAAATACATTGTCTGCCATCGAATTCCCTTTGTGATAAAACTGGTTACCTCAAATGGAGCATCATTGTGTAATAAAAAAATTTAGTAAATCACAACAACAAACAAACATTTTAATATTTATATTTAACCTAGCTAAGGTGTTGATAAACCAAATTAAATACAAACTTCAATACATCTATTTTCATAGTCATTCGCTTTGTTAATTTTAACCGTTATCAAAAGGCAACACGAAAGTGAATAAATAATTGAAGCAAAGGTTTTAGAGGTGAAAAATACATTATGAGTTCCAAATTTTAAATATCCTCTATAGCATTTATACCTTTTTGCAACCTTACTAATATTTCTTCCCACCTTTCTGAAGAACAACCAAAATTTAATCTTACAAAATTTGAGTATTCATTTCCAAAAACTTTCCCAAATGTTGGCGCTAGTTTTGATTTTGAAATAAACAATTCTTCTAACTGCTCATAGTCTAAATGTAATTGACTAAAGTCAATCCAGACCAAAAATAATCCTTCAGGTTTAAATACTTTGAGTTTGGGTAAATTCTCTGCAACAAATGTTTCACAATAATCAATATTGTATTTCAATTGATTTTTTAATTCTTGTAACCAATCCCAACCATAAGTATAAGCTGCTTCTACTCCTACAAGGCTAAAAACATTTGTAGCGAAGTCAAAATCATATCCTGACAAAGCGGTCGAATATTTAGTATATAATTCTTTGTTCGGAATGATAAGAATTGCGTGTGTTAGTCCTTGTAAATTAAATGGTTTACTTACAGCATTAAAAGTTATGGAGAAATTTGAAAAATCACTTAGTGAAGAAAAAGGTGTATGCTCAAATTCTTTAAATGCCAATGGGCCATATACTTCATCAGAAAGTACTAAAACATTGTATTTTTTACATAACTCCCCTATTCTAATTAACTCTTGTCTACTAAATACTCTACCGGTGGGGTTATGAGGGTTTACTAATACAAAAATTTTAACGCCAAGTCGTAATTTGTGCTCAAAATCTTCAAAATCTATTTCGTATTTATTGCCTTGTATTCGCAAATTACTTTTCACAGCTTTTCTTTTACTTTGCTGAATGATTTCGTCTATTGGGTGAAAAGTTGGAGAGTGAGAAAGAATTAAGTCTTCGGGTTGTGAAAATGTATCAATGGCTATTCTTATTCCTGCCCAAATACCAGGAGAATTTGATATCCATTCTTTTTTAACTTCCCAATCATATAATTTTTTGTTCCAGTTAATAATAGATTGAAAGTAATTTTCAGACTTATATTCATAACCAAATATGCCTATCTCGGCCCTTTTTATAAGTGCATTTTTAACATCAACAGAAGATGTAAAATCCATATCCGCAGTTCCACAGCCAATAATATCCTTATCGGTATATTTATCCCACTTTATTGAATTAGTCTTTTTTCTATCTATTCTTTTACTAAAATCCATTATGCAGTTCTCTTTTGGGTTGTTCTAATGATTAGCAACAAAATAAATATACAATATTTTAATGTAGTAAAGATGATACTAGATACTAGTTTTTTATTGCATATCGATCTATCCAAGCTAGTAGTTCTGCAAGAGTATATTTGTTAAATTCTAAATGGATTCGGATTGTAAAAGTTCTACTATTTCACGATCAACAATTCTACCTGTTTACCATAATTGGTTAGTATTTGCACTATATAAATTCCCTTTCTGAACTTATCAAGTTTAATATTTATCAGTTCACCACTAATAATTTCTGATAGTATGACTTTTCCATCCATTGCTAAAAATGTAACCTGTGCATTATTGACTGGTTTTTCGAAACCAATAAATACATTCTTATCATTATTTGGATTAGGGTAGATCACTACCTTTGGCTGTTGTTCTTGATTTGGTATTGCTGTAATTTGATCAGTATCATTATTAATATCTTGATCAGTATCTTCCTCATCTGTAGGATCTTCTTGGTCCTCATCAGTATTGTCCTGATCATTTTCAGCTTCTTCTTCCGTATCAGTTTCCTCCTCAACAACAACAATTATTTCTTTTTCTTCTTGATCTGACATTCTATTGACAGCACCAATTAATCGTGAAGACGGGTCTAATAAATGACCATAAAAGTCGACATCTGGATATGCTGGTATGTGTTTAAATATACCTGTTCCAGCACCTGGAATTGGAGGTCCTTTCTTATCAACTCCTTTTCCTATAATAGAGCTTTCATCAGATAGCTTAAAAGCATCATCACCTTCAAAAGTGACTATAGAAGGATCTGTTTCAAATTTATTGCTGTCTAAGTTTTTAAAACTACTTCTAACCGTACCATAAAAAAGGTTATTAGACATAAATAATGGTGTATCATTATTTTTAATCACCATTTGTTTACCGCCAATATTTCCTGCTTTTACATAAAAAATATTATTAAAAATGTAAGTGTTTTTCGCGTTGATATCAATAGAAGTAGAATAGGCACTATCCATATAAACAGTATTATTATAGATATATGAACTATCACTATGATGGACATTATCACCAGGAACTTTTTCGTTAATCCAAATAGTGTGGTTACTGTTTGCCCATCCAGGGTTTGATCTCCAACCATCATTTTTACTAATATTATAACGGTAAACAGCATTTACATTGCCCCCTAAAATTTCTACAAAACCT
It encodes the following:
- a CDS encoding transposase, which produces MIQLPDSNELGEIFITSIDNHIVEPVIILDRGYANINIIESILKNKMLFLIRTKASLNKEVIEFVNSNVINNTIIFKRKDRDNISCRIVKVKLKSGEIEYLLTNTEFSIIELKELYYKRWGIETYYGYIKSSLQLENFSSKSANGVLLEFYATIFLANLNQVLIIETALKNDQKNKYEYKINKNIATGIFKSFYIKMRMYKRVPKKIIDDTLTLIRRSKVPIKMERSFERIKNKRNRRKYHFNRKLAI
- a CDS encoding ATP-grasp domain-containing protein; its protein translation is MNKIAILYQDQLPPTKDGVQKPMKPGGYSDSGADIAFELLENNVNVVTPVKNPNQNNDKDWVFPDTRIGIETALQKGAKIFWLNTVLYRHHVIENYFGRGLEIVGHAPKSVDVYDDKIFTNSLLKSNNIPIPKNELITIENYNDLSLELEFPLVLKPIRGRGSQGVTKIDNRNELIENLTKIFSEKSYGNAVYVEQYLNGQEITITVMPQGNYVINNNEEYFNRPWCLPAVKRFNHIDGIAPYNGIVAVMENSEVLSDDELQTAEIQEAYGHCVKSAELIGIKAPIRIDCRANEQGKYFLFDLNMKPNITGPSRTHRNNQDSLTLLSAKKIGWNYFDLLNNMLKQKWKASR
- a CDS encoding helix-turn-helix domain-containing protein yields the protein MKNLQLYHRKVIQRLIEEKRYSVAEIAEGLEVSPSTIYRELKRNTNPKTKKYTAEYAHKIYLARKKYAGSKKKNPFNQSPRRKNDYELYAERKYIYWYSDKYYKIKLPDRWKWKDGFHVPKRYAYRIGKKYFHYNGDWELYDLWMEQMNFLIKQKSVIASRPKYYWMRTLIKNETTFTLWKNPTTEVKQKKCV
- a CDS encoding MalY/PatB family protein, whose product is MDFSKRIDRKKTNSIKWDKYTDKDIIGCGTADMDFTSSVDVKNALIKRAEIGIFGYEYKSENYFQSIINWNKKLYDWEVKKEWISNSPGIWAGIRIAIDTFSQPEDLILSHSPTFHPIDEIIQQSKRKAVKSNLRIQGNKYEIDFEDFEHKLRLGVKIFVLVNPHNPTGRVFSRQELIRIGELCKKYNVLVLSDEVYGPLAFKEFEHTPFSSLSDFSNFSITFNAVSKPFNLQGLTHAILIIPNKELYTKYSTALSGYDFDFATNVFSLVGVEAAYTYGWDWLQELKNQLKYNIDYCETFVAENLPKLKVFKPEGLFLVWIDFSQLHLDYEQLEELFISKSKLAPTFGKVFGNEYSNFVRLNFGCSSERWEEILVRLQKGINAIEDI